In one Lolium rigidum isolate FL_2022 chromosome 3, APGP_CSIRO_Lrig_0.1, whole genome shotgun sequence genomic region, the following are encoded:
- the LOC124698522 gene encoding cyanohydrin beta-glucosyltransferase-like, with product MGSARKPHVVFVPFPAHGHVAPHTQLARVLHSRGFHVTLVHTQLHYRRLERARGAEAAAAAAAWFDVEVIPDGLSLEAPPTTLEAHLEALERNCLQPFKELLRALANRAGVPPVSCVVADSPMSFASLAARDVGVPDVNFFTASAYGLMGYMQFEELMKRGLVPLKGTGYKNDGSLDAPVDWMPGMKGMRLKDMPTFCHTAEADDALLRIHLHQMRVLAGSRAILINTFHDIEKDVLDALTAILPPIYTVGPLSTIITSLPARGSGDSTYTSSLLEEDKECMAWLDGKEARSVVYVSYGSHAAMSADKIKDFASGLARCGSPYLWVLRPDMAVDVVVGHDGLVVPWCAQEAVLAHPAIGLFVTHCGWNSILESVLAGVPVLGWPMISEQPTNCRQVSTAWNIGAELPHEAGSDEIAALVREMLVGKKGVEARERTLEWKRLAEDASKEGGSSYVNLDKFIEDVLLKGL from the exons ATGGGCTCGGCGCGGAAGCCGCACGTGGTGTTCGTGCCGTTCCCGGCGCACGGCCATGTCgcccctcacacgcagctcgcccGCGTCCTCCACTCCCGCGGCTTCCACGTCACGCTCGTCCACACCCAGCTGCACTACCGCCGCCTCGAGCGCGCCAGGGGCGCCGaggcggccgctgcagcagccGCGTGGTTTGACGTCGAGGTCATCCCGGACGGGCTGTCGCTCGAGGCGCCGCCGACGACGCTGGAAGCGCACCTCGAGGCGCTGGAGCGGAACTGCCTCCAGCCCTTCAAAGAGCTGCTGCGCGCGCTGGCGAACAGGGCCGGCGTGCCACCCGTGAGCTGCGTCGTCGCCGACTCGCCCATGTCGTTCGCCTCCCTGGCGGCGCGGGACGTCGGCGTACCTGACGTCAACTTCTTCACGGCTTCCGCGTACGGCCTCATGGGGTACATGCAATTCGAGGAGCTCATGAAGAGGGGTCTCGTGCCGCTCAAAG GAACTGGCTACAAAAACGACGGCAGCCTCGACGCCCCGGTAGACTGGATGCCGGGGATGAAGGGCATGCGGCTCAAGGACATGCCGACGTTCTGCCACACGGCGGAAGCCGACGACGCGCTGCTCCGCATCCACCTCCACCAGATGCGCGTCCTCGCCGGCTCCAGGGCCATCCTGATCAACACTTTCCACGACATCGAGAAGGACGTCCTCGACGCGCTCACGGCCATCCTCCCGCCCATCTACACCGTCGGCCCTCTCTCGACCATCATCACATCACTCCCGGCGAGAGGCAGCGGTGACTCGACTTACACGTCAAGCCTCTTGGAGGAGGACAAGGAGTGCATGGCGTGGCTGGACGGGAAAGAGGCTCGCTCCGTGGTGTACGTGAGCTACGGTAGCCATGCCGCCATGAGCGCCGACAAGATAAAGGACTTCGCGTCCGGTCTCGCGAGGTGCGGCTCCCCGTACCTATGGGTTCTGCGGCCCGACATGGCCGTGGACGTTGTGGTCGGGCATGACGGACTCGTCGTGCCGTGGTGCGCCCAGGAGGCGGTCCTTGCCCACCCGGCGATTGGGCTCTTTGTTACacactgcgggtggaactccaTCCTGGAGAGCGTGCTCGCCGGTGTGCCGGTGCTCGGGTGGCCGATGATATCAGAGCAACCTACTAACTGTCGGCAGGTAAGCACGGCATGGAACATCGGGGCCGAGCTGCCACATGAGGCGGGGAGCGATGAAATAGCTGCACTAGTGAGAGAGATGTTGGTCGGCAAGAAGGGGGTGGAGGCCAGGGAGAGGACGTTGGAGTGGAAGAGGCTTGCTGAAGATGCTTCCAAAGAAGGGGGCTCGTCCTATGTTAACCTCGATAAGTTCATTGAGGATGTGCTGCTCAAAGGCTTGTGA
- the LOC124698523 gene encoding cortical cell-delineating protein-like, translating into MASKFPACFPALFLALNLLLVAGVRGQSPSTSGNPCPTNALADLKVCADVLVLLKLKINVPANQQCCPMIGQLVKLDVAACLCAAIKLSVLGIPINLPLDVPLVLNYCGRNASAAGANCS; encoded by the coding sequence ATGGCCTCCAAATTCCCAGCTTGTTTCCCGGCGCTCTTCCTGGCGCTGAACCTCCTCTTGGTCGCCGGCGTCCGCGGCCAGAGCCCGTCGACCAGCGGCAACCCGTGCCCGACGAACGCGCTGGCGGACCTCAAGGTTTGCGCCGACGTGCTcgtgctgctcaagctcaagatcaacgTGCCGGCGAACCAGCAGTGCTGCCCCATGATCGGGCAGCTCGTCAAGCTCGACGTCGCCGCCTGCCTCTGCGCCGCCATCAAGCTCAGCGTCCTCGGCATCCCCATCAACCTGCCGCTCGACGTGCCCCTCGTCCTCAACTACTGCGGCCGCAACGCCTCCGCCGCCGGGGCCAACTGCTCGTGA